ATCCAGACATTACCCAACAAAGCATAACTCCCATTCGcttaaagtgagaaaaagacCCACCATGGAAGGAGGTCAAACCCGTTCTGTCGCTCCGTCCTATCTTGGATGGTCCATCTTCAACACTTTATGCTGTTGTCTGCCTCTAGGAATTGCTGCTATTGTCTGCTCCTGCAGGGTAAGTAACTTTCCCTCAATATCAAACTTTTTATAATCTTCTTTTGCTGCTTTatactcaaataaaaatgacacaaaacatttttatttctaagaaCATTTTAAGAGTGAAtctgaatttgaaaaactaaTTTTGATCATTGCTTTTTAAAGGCacaaaatgctaatgctattgGAGAATCAGCAATAGCTGAGGATGCTTCAAGGACAGCCAAGATCCTAAATGTCATCGGGCTTGTCTGTGGAATAATTTTGATCATCATTGTCATCGCTCTCCAAGCCACTCGGATGAAGTGAATGACAAGATTAAAAGCACCAGTTTTTGCCATCAGAAGTGTTGGAATGTCTGCAAAGCTGCTGTTACTTTGGACCGCCCCTCCTTCACgcttaaaaagaaacagatgtCTAAATGtgtccacatgcacacacagattgtACACATATGTTGGTCTGTGTAGCTACCCACAAAAAGACCCCAGGATTGCCATTAAAATTCTTGTGGTCTCAAAAGCAACACAGCAACATGTATGATTTGtataaagtcatttttttcagttgaataattgttttgaaaaataaaaaataagaataaaaccCTTTAACATGATTCGTTTTTTGTGATCAGTGATTACAAGAtcttaagaaacaaaaaagttgGGATGCAACATAATGCAAACATACTTTCATTGCTATTCTTCCATTTGCATGACTCCCTTGAACTGCTAGATTATTATGAAAAACTCAGGATTTTGTCAAAGAGGGCGGTCTGTACATTTGTTTATCCAATCTGGTCTCCGCCTTTCTCTGTAGAGCTTTTGTCCCTCAAAAGCCATTCAAGATGGGAGAACAGAGACATTTCTTTGTGCTTCTTCTGGAGTTCTTCAACTTCCTGCTCCCATaatcaaaaacagacacaagaaAACAGCTCTGGTTACTCTCTAACTCATAAATGTCCTGCTGCAACTCTTGCACAATACTGACAGatagataaaataaagaagaataAGCCATGCTATAGCAAATGATCCTAGTCAGTGGAAATATTCTGTTCTTACATCTTCAGACAGCAATCCTCTGCTTGGTTTGTGAAGCCTGTAAAGCAAGGAGGCAGCACGAGAGTCTGACAGAATCCCATGTAAGTCTCCTGAAAACAAATTGGCTTCCTGTCCAGAGGTAGGCATACCCAGTCTGGCCTGAAACAGCTCCCCCAGACATGCCTGCAGTACCTGTAATATAAAATTAagcaaaacagcagcatttgaATTAATGTAAAACTGGTAAAAGTCAGCCAACTGATTGTAAACCCATAAAAAAAACCTCTGGAATTTTAAAGTTCAGCTTTATTTGAAGCTAAATTTGAGATCAAAATTCaatattttccaaaacaaatcCTTTGAGTGTTTGTCTGTACCTTGAAGAAAAGCCTCTGGAAGGCAGGACTGGAATCAGTGCTCATGTCTTTAATTTTGACATGggacagacagtggagcagcagcagagagaagcctCCAACAGAGTGGAGCCTCTGGCGTCGGACAAAGAGcgtctcctctgcctcctggcAACAGAGCAGTCATTCACATGCATGTGAGAGTTACTCTGAGTAACACACTGCAGATGTACAAACATGCACAATCCACCGCTTAAAAGCATGCATGGCGCCACGTTGCATTATATGCATAATACAATGTTGTATGTCTTGCTATTTGGAAGGCAATTAAATGATTCCATATaagattttgttttatgattaaCTGGAATATACACGAGGAAATGGCTGGTAAGTGAAAAGGAAGTGGCTAGCAGCTAGTGGTTACTGGAAGTTGGAGTTGTAAGTGCCCATTAAATGATCGATATGCTGTACTATAAGCACTAATATGAAAAAGGGATATACTTCAAATATTGCAAACTCTTaattaaagtctgtgttttcCTGGCCATGGCATGACATTGTTGCCCACAGTCTGCAGCTGGTTTCCTCCTTCACTTAGGAAATGTGGATTCTCCCTGAACTCTGAAATTGCAAAACCTACTGCAGAAACAAGCTTTATAACTCTGAGCTCATGCACGATGCTGGTTATTTACTGATTTGAGGGGTCTCTTAGTCCGACCTCTCTCCCCTGTGAACAGAGGGGGGAGTGAGCAGAGACAGAATCTTTTGTGTCCACAGATCAACAGGTCCGGAGATGATGTTCGATAAAGTAAAATTAGTGGGGGCTCCGAAAAGATATAAACAGCAGATGGACACATCAAgctattgttgttgtgttgactgAGCTGTTTTATGTTGATCTGCAGGTAATGTAGAGTGTAGATGGCCCTTGGGATTTGTTCAATTATTTCCTACTTTCTGCTGCATTTCGTATTATTCGCTCATTTTCTCCCTTAACAGctttctctgcagtgtttttgacattgttttttattgttcttcATCATCTCTCTTATTGTCAATGTCACACAAAGTCTCATTTACAGTTATCATCGCAGTATTCAGTGGTGAAAGTACTGTTTATTCAGATCCATTAGCCTTACATTAGCAGaacaacatattaaaaatactcTCGTGCAATTAAAAGTCCTGCATCTAAAatattactcaagtaaaaatagAGAACTACTAACAGCAAAATATTgctacaatataaaatataagggtattgattataaagcagaatGTCATCTAACATGCTGTTGAGTAGTTTAATCTAAAactttgtgttgtattttataagctAAAGATTCAGTTTTGTATTGTATACAATATACtaatttgtaaagtaactagtaactaggCCTAGGCGATAAAACCATAGCGATGTGTACCAGTGATAGACACTTCATCAATAGCTATATGAAAATTGTTCAATAGAAAGGGCAATAGTCCCTCCCTGGCTCATAAACAGCCTATCACATCCCTTGATAATGGAGCATTCTACGATTGACAAACAGCCAGTCCTTCAAAAGGTGTGCTGTTCGGCTGCACCAACAACGAAATAAGCTTGGAGTGAGAAAATGATTGCAGCCAGTGAAGGTGGTGACAAAATTGTTAACCAAATGGAAACGTCAGCTCACCAATATGGCAGGTTTTTGGTTCCTTTAAGTCTAACCGATATCTGAACATCGTTGTGCATAAACTGTGAAGGAAAACCTTACTGACCAAGAGCGGGAACATGACAAATTTATCATCTTAGCTGCTTCCCCCTTTTGAGTTATGTGTTGATGTTTGAAAATACTTAAATGTAatactatatataataataataataataataatataattgttactttccaccactgacagTATTACAGCTGTACAGGTGTCTATCAACCACAAAACTTTATCCAAGTAAGGCCAGCATATGCAGAGAGAAGGAATTGTTTGCACCACAGTCACAAAGGTAACAGGGATATCAAAGACAGCGGAGCGCAGACCTCAGCGGGAGTGGCAAATCCTGGGATCTGACGGCCTCAAGTGAACCTGCACCAGTTCACAACCTTTACAAAGCTGTTTCAAATTTGGACAAATTCTTTGAGGAGCACTGTATTTTATTACATTCACCTCTAaggtattttcatttaatacacattctctgttttattgGTCTTGTTTTAAGTTAACCACTTATATCTTTAATAGTAATTTACACAAGCACTCTATCTTATTGATACTAAGGCAAACAGCAATTTAACAACTGAACAATTGCACTGgtactgaaaaacaaagaaattacacTTTCACAGACAAGGAAGTTTACCTGATAAAAGAAGGAATTTCTGAAGGCGTTGTTCAAGTAGTTGTTGTTTGGGAGACTGGCAGCTATCTGAAGTGAAATGGCTGGAGTctgttggaaaaacaacaatCTAAGCcttttttttactaaaatatgCCAACTGAACATTAGCTcacagtaaaactgaaaaaataatatatgcAGGTAAATATATCTAGATCCTGAAATAACAAggataattaataaataaatgtgtttgtaacTGGAAAAGACatcaagaaaacacaacaaaaagaatGAAGGTAAAGGTATTTATTCCAAGATGAGAAAGGATGATATCAGCCTGAATGGCCAGGTATGTTTGGTCTTTTGGGATACAGTGGTAGTTTCCTGCCTGATTACTTCAGCCTATACAGAGAAACAATTAACATTTGAAAGATAGCCTGGGGTCAAGCCACTCAAAGCCTCAAAATAGGCAACAAGGTTTAAAGAGATAAACTTTGGCACCAACCAGGTTCATATTATGCAATGTGTGCATCAGGAATAGTCCATGCTGGTAGACCAGGAACTCTCTGGGGTTAAGGACTGATGGGTCCAAAGGAATCAGCTCTCCTTCACATTCCCACTGAGCATCAAGGACATCTACAAAACTCTTGCCTCCGTCTagataaaacacagagcacaaTCATTCCCAGGAACTGTAAGTGATTTCTTCATAGTCACCCCAGGAATCAATTATTTGGCAGAGCCTCAGTAAGACAGACCTGATGAAAGTTAATTAGTTGCTGAAGCCAAACAAACTAGCATATGTCTCAACACTTGAGGTTCAGCAAACCTCTATCTCCTGGGCCTCATAAAAATTCTGCAGAGTGAGAGAATAGCAGCTTCTGAAAAAACACGCAGACAGTGCTGAAATCTAAAGAATACACTCTACTCTAGGTTGTGATATGTCCTTTTCACAAAAGTATACTATCACATAATGGGTCCCTTATTCAGTactcataaatataaaaatacacttttagaGAAATCAAGCCTTTATTCAAGTTTTCTTCAGGTAGGTTTGATTTGCGGAGAAAAGCAAACTTGATTGTCTATGAATACCTGATGATTATGCTGACGACGTGTtgaatgtgtctgtgcatgtactACTCTGTATATATGTGAACATGTGCATTCAGGTAGTGTATTTAAGCTAATTACCTAGTCAAGAATAAGCAACGCCAACTCCATCTGACCTACCCATGAGCTCTCCACTAAGAAGCCCCGCCCCACAGGCCCAGCCCTTCAGCTGTAGCTCCACCACcttcagcagctggaacagaggGGAGAGCTCCAGTAGCTTGGTCCACTCTTCTTCTGAGGAATTAACACATGGATGGATAAAATGAACATGACACCACATCATCACACATCACCGCATCCTAACTAGGAATTGTGCAACATCATGATGTTCCCTGGAGTTGTGGGGACACAGATATGTGTAGGCTGAACAGACTCTTTCAAAGGTTGGTTCTCTGTCAGGAAATCAAGATTAAAATGATGCATCACTGTCAGGGGTGGACAGGAACAAAGAACATTTACTTGAGAACTGTACTAGTATAATTTTAGAGTATCTGTACTTtatatgagttttttttttttttttttttttttagaaacttttGACTATTACTCCAccacacttaaaagacaaatattttactTCTGACTCCACTatatttctatgaagtactcaTTACTTTGAAACATGACTTTTAATCAGTGGAATaaactgtcttttattttgaaaatgtgatagaccatgCACcgtgttcatcacaggagaaaatcaaatctgtcagtcatgttgtaCTTGCTGCATGTTTGAACAGCTCTTGGCAATGGTCCAAAGATGTCTACATTAGACAAAGATtaggcagaagattcttcccCGGAGCATCCATGGCCTTATCTTAAGTCCATGTTTGAATTtggtatttgttttcattttaaatgtttgctgtctTAACCAtgaccaaacttcatcactgcctcaaaaaaagaaatacgtAAATGGCAATAGCTGTCTTTTTGGTGATTCAATTGTGTTTTGATGGCTTGAAGAGTATCCTACAAGCTTTTTACTGTATTCCACAGGTTCTACATTCAGTCATGTTTCAGTCATTCAGTTCTGTAAATCCACTGTGGAACAGTACAACTATCCATTGACATTAAAAACTTTATTAGGTAATTATTCTTAAagcaagtactccagtactttaactcaagtaaaactTTGACTGAACAACCTTCACTTGAATTGGagtcatatttgaccaggagtatACTTTGTGAagttgtgtactttgtccacctcttCCAGATTGTGGACCTCAGGACTAGACTCTAGGCCAATTGGATGGCTGAACAACAGGTTGTTGTAGCTGTTCTCAGGATAATTGTATGTGAGCTATTCATTTGTTGAAATCTGTGATGAAAGGAAATATGAAACAGATTTCACAATCTCCACCTCTGATCGTTTTTTaagggaatagtttgacattctgggaaataaTTCCCAGATTTCTCATCTTTTAATGAAATCCACTCTCAAATCTGTCTGTCCGATATGCATCTACAGCCAGGCGGTTAGCTTATCTTTGCACAATGACCCCAAAGCTCACTAAATAAACCCCCCATATGTCATTTGTTGCCtccatacaaaaaccaaaggGCAAAAATGACAAGTTGCAGAGCTTTGGAGgttctgtttccagtctctgtgaagctaaccagctgctggcggtaccttcatttataatgaacaGATGGAGTCTAtcatttaactctcagcaagaaagagaaTACGCAtattttccatgtgtgtgtgtgagagagagagagagtgtgtgaaaatATGTCTATCAGAGAATGTGCAAGCACAGTATAGCTTgctcacacacagcactgaaGCAGAGCACACCATAGGGCAACACAAGGTGGAAGGGGTCTCACGTTCAGAGCGacagacgggtgacaaattaaaggaagaaccaacataaagtgtcttaatAAGTTGTATTTggtatttggtgttttgatggtGGGGAGCGCTGTCTGACACGGCGttccaaaatctcccatatgTGTTGAATTTGGTTGAGATCTGTTGCTTCATCATTTCCATACTCATCAAATCATTCATTGACCCCTTGTGCCTTATGGACGGAggcattgtcatcctgtttctccacttatttttcagatttttcctttaatttgtcacccgtctgtGTAATTCTCTGCTTCACCTCACCTTGGGAGTGAATGCCAGAAGATGCAGTGTGTCTTTGCGAGTTGTGTGTTGGTGGTGAGCTGGCCTGCAGACCAGTGTCCTGGGATTGGACTAAATTGACAGGCTCTCTCAGAGACTGGGTGGAGTTTCCTTCAGAAACAAATTGTTGGAGTCCCTGTAAACATTGCATGCCAGCGAATGTTGTGCAGTAAAGAAGCACCCCTGTCGTGAAAATCACCCACTTAAAGCTAGGCATAAGCAACATTATTTTCAACACTTGTCAGTCAGAATCATAATAATCATGTGATACTTCATTGATCTCTTCCTTCCCCTCCATCTCTAATCGCCAGAGACATTAAAGAATCAGAAcggagagaaacaaaaaaacatccttgaGCAATAACGAATTTGAATTTGTGCCAACACAGAGGTTCCTTTCTCACTGCTCtatgctgctgcattttgacaATCACAATATTTCTAGGAATCCTGTGTACACACTCTCTTtctacatacatatacaaacatGTTATCACAGGGCTATGAGCAGCTTGAAAAGCACATACCTTTCACCACAGGCATAGAGGCTGTCCAGACTCTAGAGGCTATGTCCAACCCATATCCCTGCTTTGTTGACGAACCTGAAACATGTCAGAAATCAAACTTTAAGGaggtatttgtaagttttgctattgttacatagccaactttagcattaacagctgtttacttaccagtctttcCAAgtgcttcagccatcgttgccCTTACAAGACAATAGGTTATAATATGCCTTCTGAGaagcgctacttcttcaggacagactgaacgctacagtgactcagtatcggaaatTGACAAGACAGTCCAACCAGGTAGgagttagctggttagcatgctaaattcagtacaagaaaagaaataaagagcaAACCAAGAGGGTTGATTTCCTCTGCTGAAGACATGTCTTGGGAAGTAAAGGGATGATTGAttctgaactcacaacgtttcctCTAGATTAGTAAAACCTAATCCTAtagttggctatgtagcaatagcaaaacttaaataTAGCTTTTCCTGgcaatattctatatttttttgattgtcaacaaatcccacgaaaagacaaacaacaaattgaTCCTGTTAACAGATGTTGTCTGTTAAGTCCAAACCTGACATACTGTTGCTATTTTGTCTGCGCCAAAGAGCTCCACTGTTTTTCAAAAACTAttgaaaacacataaataaacctCAGTGTTGGACTGGGTGAAATGTCctttcattacaatgaacatgggCTCTGTAGTTAATTTTTATTCAATCCTGTTTACACTGTCCCACTACTGTACACACTAAAGCACCAATGTTGTATTTAGCTttttggaagattttttttccttttttttaagaaattgaattatatatttgaaactagttttttaaatgttaagatTTTTTGAAGAAACTATGGGGcttggtttttgtcttttcatcgGATGTtttgacaagaagaaaaatgtagaataacAACAGCCTTATCTTTAAACCAAAATGTGTTGGAAAATGTAGATATGGCTTCAGATCTATCTCCACTAACATGGAGTGAAAGTACCAGGAAATGTCGACTCAAATTCACAGATCCattgacacagagagaagcagaacaTTTGTTTAGTTACAAAATAATGCTATTTATCAATTAGGAATTTTGCTTTCTTTAGAACAATATGTAGGCTACTGTATATCTAAATATTTGCTTCACGCCACATATTGGCACCCATATAATTTAGTAAACATGGTGTCCCTGTCAGTTATTGAGTCAGTACCTGAGCTGTGCTGATTGCAGGTGTTGGTGAAGAAGCTGGCAGGCTGTTTGTCTTCCAGGAGCTGGTTCAGTCTCTCCAGCAGAGGCAGAACCTTCTGTTGTATCAAACCCATGAcctgctgtctctgcttttGGCACTGAGCCAAACCAAATTCCTTGTACCAAACGTTCCCACATAATACTGCCTATACAGTTAAGAAGACAAACGTAGCTTGAAAATGACCCTGGAAGCACCGAGATAACCAAGACAAACATGTTGACAGCCCTCTATCGTGGTTATGCAAGTAAGCACCATTTGCTTTGACTGTTCAGCTTAGGTTTAACAAACTTGATGGCAACAGGGTTGATGATGACAGACAAAATCTATATTCAGTGTCAGTAggtagtgtgtctgtgtgtgttttaaacctGAGCAGTGTCGGCGCGAAGCTGAGAAAGGTGTCTGACAAAGTGCAGCGCACCGAGAGCAGCCTcaagctctgtctgtctggaacAACACTGCTCCCACAAGTCTCTATGTCTCAGCTGTCTACCCTGGAGGACACATAACATAAACACAGGCGTGTGCAAGAGGACACATAAAGACTTATTTACATTTAGATGACAATGTTACAGCGTGCATCTCACAACGCATAGTTGTATCATGAGTCATGTCCATTTGGTATAGGTGTCCTAAGAGGGAAATGAGCACGCAACCCAGATTGCAAAATAAATCTGGCATCCAGCAATTCCACATCTGGATCAATTCTtgtgaacacacagaaaatcttccggTTGTGAGTAAAATGTGAGTCAAGAGCCGGACTCtacccagatgtggaagtatatgggccagacttgggccgagGATCCAGccatatgttgggccagaagttttattttgctctCTGGGAACGTAACTATGTCAATTAAAGAATTAAGCTACAGGGCcactaataaaacacaaagccaTTATTCTGACCATAGCATGCAGGGTTGTAGCCCAGTCTCCTCCCTGTGTTGTCCATTTATCTTGGTCTTGTTGCAGCTGCTCCATACACACATCCACTTTATCAAGGCCTGACAAGAGCTCTGAGTGCCAAACATTCTGCTGATCCCACTCCTCCTCGTCACctatacacaaagacacagatgcacaaagACATGCTGCCAAcccaaataaaatatgaaacactgaAATTATGTTCATTACTGCAAAACTAAAGGGCGTGATATGAGGAATATAAACACAGTGCAGGTCATGACTGTAATTCCCTTTTGTGGTCTTCATTTTTTCCAGGTTGTCAGCCAATTTACCCAGTGTGAGGATGTGTAAAACACATAGAGGCAGGATCAGAGCCAAGTGGGAGTGCTGAGCCGTTCTCCTCTGGGCCTCGGCCTGCGATGATTCCTGCAGCTCCACCACTGCTTCCCTCAGCTGTCTCCCTGACCACTGGACCTGCTGTGGAGTACACTCTTACACTAGTAACACAAAAAGTGGAGGTACAATTTTGCATGCTGgcacacaaaaagaaacatccactcacacactctcagttCAAGGAAAAAAGGTATGGgaaacatacatgcacatacttGTACACAGACATGCAGTGACTTTGCAGCTGTGCACAAAAAAAGCTGATTGTCCACTTGCCTACTTGCAGTGGCAGGAAAAACTTTGCCTGAATTACTCCCCAATGCTGTTTGCCCCACATTCATATATCTCCTTATTCCTCATTTCCACATGTTCAAAAGGCTCAACCCCTTGGAACCCCTTTTGCTACACTCAGAGCCCAAGCTCTGTAAgatatttaaaaccaaaacagctcCTCCAACTCCTCTTGCTGACCTGAGAAGAGTTAACTTCTGTGATTCTAGAGAGACACTGGGAAAGAGCTGAGTCCAGATCAGAGAGGAGATCTTCCTCCCGCTGCCTCTGATGCTGCCAGTAAATATTTCGCACACACAACTCTCTCTGCAGCGCCTCCACCTGGCATACAATGGCGACAACATAAGAAAGTGCATCAGATACACAAAATTCCATTCAGTGGgcaaaatgaaaagctgaaggCTAAACACATGAAGactgaaatcatttttatcaagttaaaaaaattaattatttcttgTATGAAAAAAGCCTCTCTCAATTAGTCCCCCACCTGCACACTATCAGTTTGATCTGCCACCGTTAACCAGTAGGAAGCTGTAAGAGGCACAACGTTTTTTCTGGACGCATCCAGCCTAGCTCCAACCACTGGGGCCAATACCCCTGTCACTGGATCAACAGTCTGAGCTCCATAACGGATCGCCACTAGGCCTGTGAAATACAAAAGCATAGACACAGAAAAGGGGTACAACttattttataatttgaaaGTGGATTAGATAAACTGTATCAGGTGACTTCTGACCTGTGAAATTGTCTGATTTTCACTGTACCTTTTCCATCGGGGTCCTCCATGGTACCTGCCAAGGGTATTGTAATCCCAGAGATGAGGTCAGTCTGGCATCCCAGCACAGGTACACTAAGACCAGATCCCATGGGGTCAGGGTACTCCATCCCCAGCAGAGCTGGCACACACATATCGGAGCCTGAGAGAGGCATCTCTCCTGGTTTGAACAACACAGACAAATTCAGAACATTAgagtggagcaaaaaaaaaaaatatgataagatcctgttgttgaaatgtttaattattcaaGTATTCCTGAATGTTTTTGTCTAATGCATTTCTAGTTGGAAAAGAGCAGAATTAGGGCTATtgagacattttttgaccaGTGTAGAAAAGACAGTTTTTGCATTCACTTTTGTGACAGAATAAGCTAATACTGTTTGTTCGTGTCTCATTTGACTAAGATCAAATGAAATCTAAACAAAATtagatgcaaaaataaatagacaGAGTCAGGTACATGAAACAGGATTGTGTCTACATGCCACATCTGGCAAAGATGCAAAACTAAGAAACAGATTATCAAGAAgagcacacacaagcatacaagCACAACAGCTGAATTGTAGCCACAGTGGTGTTGCACTGCGaacaaatagagagagagataagcaTGATAAGCCTGTCATCATGATGATGGTGCAGACATAATTTGATTATTGAGTCAGGAGCTCAAACCACTATAAAAAGGAATGTAAACACAAGCGCCTTGATTGGGGATTTGAGATAGAGGTTTTAATATCTGGATATTTTTGAGCTACGACAGTTCAGTGTTATcccaacatttttgttttatgaaatgaTAGTTTGTGCATGTTCTAATATGATGATAATTTTTGTGGGACAAACAGGTCGCATGCTTAGTTTCTGTGTACGGTGGTAGTTAAGTCTTTGAGGTAGAAAATGTCATCCTCCTCAGGCCCATGAATTCTTTCTAAAGCCCatttgaaacttaaaaaaacaatgtatgcctaaaactcttttttttgtggcagTGGGCAGTTAAGGAAAACACTGCGACATCTAGAAGGAGCCAAAAAGTTAGTCAAATTTACGCTTGCAAAAGTTGATGCAAGAGGAGAAGATAAATAACTCCagagtgcagaaaaaaaaggagcagcaacaaagaggaggatgagggggaggagagggccATAACAGCACGGAGAGACAGAAGTGGAGAAAAGACAGTTCGTGATGTCGTGCCCACAAGAGGCTCCTCATATCCGCTATTTCGCTCCCTGGCATTTCCTCACCCAaattccctccatcctcctggAGACCCACGGCCCAGTCCAGCAAGAACTGTAACCTGGTCTGTAACTGGAGCTGACAGTGCAGGCTCCTTCCCCAggcctgctgcagctccttgGTCGCAGCAAGAAGATGATCTTGTCGgccactccctctctcactgcctGGATGGGACTGCAGATGCTGCAAAGTTGGATCCGAGCCCCACTCCTCAGTTAGTGGCTTTAGGAGATCCAGTACTTTAAACATCACTGCCAGAACCTGATTgagaacatttttcatttttcattttctggctAAAATGGGCAgcataaaacaacaatacatttagaagaaaaaaaaaaacacattcaccaaGAGTGTTAGTTTCCAGATAATTTAAAACGGACTTGAATTTCTTCTTAACATTCTTTAAGGAGAAAGGGGCAGAGTATTTAAAAGCTTTTTCGCTCTCCGGAAAGTTGGAAAACTTTCTACTTTCTACTCTCTACAGTTTATATTCACATATAAGGTGGAACCACCCCAAAGGAAagatttgtcatattttatCACACATCATACTATGGAAAATCTCCTACTTATTTTTTCAAA
The Seriola aureovittata isolate HTS-2021-v1 ecotype China chromosome 4, ASM2101889v1, whole genome shotgun sequence genome window above contains:
- the si:dkey-103g5.4 gene encoding uncharacterized protein si:dkey-103g5.4, which translates into the protein MANAVIVHVQVSGVSGSVLETLFTQWDSQGTLQCNSHPNSPRPVYIVLTSDAGFLGLLSGLPKELQRLFPVTTQQESSAEEDSDFLWEVTKVENTSHESREMNSSRTRGNKSDVKEEVRSVTGVLNPTYVRVMPAGGQCYEPGPFFPTIPRHMTRVGISRRRNLLLRPDWLVTGGLLFGAVVVLCLCVTVLILFREYGWPEKEPIRARYRMLQLAYHMDDYSSKGSRVISLRKTHRSQQARMTQDSMQAVCADTLGEFWDYEHQVDLEAFSSNTFYSLLLKQSLSVTTRLGQLTTEVKELYQGVLGKLQLLHPCLITEERMGEGYERMRREVEREVVRRKTLASQLRTLLDSQLQVYMTFLSVLRQEQQAQQRVHSVFTAHLRECTRLLSKVYNNNQASWELHQQNLIQRLTSLMDEMGELVSVECQRQGAWELLGEGTGAKLLCPDTGAVLTKDHIFGPDGSLRVCQAFHYDSVTGLIRPNAHTHMLLSSCHTTAVPPNFFLHPQTGHVMPIVGNVAYDPTTSTLVFMTDQCTGDNRKWDSPLLPFIPYPTSCHSDQPLPSTRLRGLRPGQRLQLGVPMADPDTGVPVPILAVTIHPQTGQVYPLGGMHVCPITRLPQPIQIGYPMLDPRTGNIVLTVGVSLDPATGTVLPVGGVLLVESFIEPLSGRMVRVGGASMRVGQVVPNAGGYQALLDGKVLAVMFKVLDLLKPLTEEWGSDPTLQHLQSHPGSERGSGRQDHLLAATKELQQAWGRSLHCQLQLQTRLQFLLDWAVGLQEDGGNLGEMPLSGSDMCVPALLGMEYPDPMGSGLSVPVLGCQTDLISGITIPLAGTMEDPDGKGLVAIRYGAQTVDPVTGVLAPVVGARLDASRKNVVPLTASYWLTVADQTDSVQVEALQRELCVRNIYWQHQRQREEDLLSDLDSALSQCLSRITEVNSSQQVQWSGRQLREAVVELQESSQAEAQRRTAQHSHLALILPLCVLHILTLGDEEEWDQQNVWHSELLSGLDKVDVCMEQLQQDQDKWTTQGGDWATTLHAMGRQLRHRDLWEQCCSRQTELEAALGALHFVRHLSQLRADTAQAVLCGNVWYKEFGLAQCQKQRQQVMGLIQQKVLPLLERLNQLLEDKQPASFFTNTCNQHSSGSSTKQGYGLDIASRVWTASMPVVKGNSTQSLREPVNLVQSQDTGLQASSPPTHNSQRHTASSGIHSQEEEWTKLLELSPLFQLLKVVELQLKGWACGAGLLSGELMDGGKSFVDVLDAQWECEGELIPLDPSVLNPREFLVYQHGLFLMHTLHNMNLTPAISLQIAASLPNNNYLNNAFRNSFFYQEAEETLFVRRQRLHSVGGFSLLLLHCLSHVKIKDMSTDSSPAFQRLFFKVLQACLGELFQARLGMPTSGQEANLFSGDLHGILSDSRAASLLYRLHKPSRGLLSEDEVEELQKKHKEMSLFSHLEWLLRDKSSTEKGGDQIG